A single Kribbella aluminosa DNA region contains:
- a CDS encoding SDR family NAD(P)-dependent oxidoreductase, with protein MPSTDSRVCVVTGAAGGIGLATTTVLRNDGWTVVGLDRQANPDMELAVCDITDPAAVDAVSAQVLDQYGRIDALVNAAGAGTPVSFDDATDEIWQRVYDVNLFGTVRICRAFLPLLRKSTYEHPSIINFTSQAAKTGGLLIGAPYSTAKAAVLCLTMSLAGELGPEGIRVNAVAPGIIETQFLDNVPGIRDRGAGIPLRRIGRPDEVAQVVNFLVSPAASYLTGETVDVNGGIYMD; from the coding sequence ATGCCCTCAACTGACTCCCGCGTCTGCGTCGTCACCGGCGCCGCAGGCGGCATCGGCCTCGCGACGACCACCGTCCTTCGCAACGACGGCTGGACTGTCGTCGGCCTGGACCGCCAAGCGAATCCCGACATGGAGCTCGCTGTGTGCGACATCACCGACCCCGCGGCCGTCGATGCGGTCAGTGCACAAGTGCTGGATCAGTACGGACGGATCGATGCACTTGTCAATGCGGCGGGCGCAGGAACGCCCGTGTCGTTCGACGACGCCACCGATGAGATCTGGCAGCGGGTCTACGACGTCAACCTGTTTGGAACCGTGAGGATCTGCCGGGCATTTCTGCCGCTGCTGCGCAAATCGACGTACGAGCACCCGAGCATCATCAACTTCACGTCACAGGCCGCCAAGACAGGTGGGCTTCTCATCGGGGCGCCCTACTCGACCGCCAAAGCCGCGGTCCTCTGCCTGACCATGTCCCTCGCCGGAGAGCTCGGCCCCGAGGGCATCAGAGTGAACGCCGTTGCCCCAGGCATCATCGAGACGCAGTTCCTCGACAACGTGCCGGGCATCCGCGACCGCGGGGCCGGTATCCCGCTTCGGCGGATCGGGCGCCCCGACGAAGTTGCCCAGGTCGTGAACTTCCTCGTGTCCCCGGCGGCGTCCTACCTCACGGGCGAGACCGTGGACGTCAACGGCGGCATCTACATGGACTGA
- a CDS encoding NAD(P)-dependent oxidoreductase: MAVTGRLLLVLDSLLDDDLTVETAASQELGWELRRWSGDLQELGTADAVVHVRTAIDRDLISRLARCRVVGRFGTGVDTVDLAAAETARLAVVNVRDYCTAELANHTLGLGLALVQRLGPQHDNVEWQRHGWQEYIAQNARPGAMNALVIGLGAVGRHLAESIVTLGWRTMVTSRRADVPLDPQMTAVSLAQGLARADIVFVQCELGPTTRGFFNEELIRCVRPGTILVNTARVALLDENAVAAAIQDRTLGGLGLDARLAPEGPLAAVLGHPRVLVTPHIGWYSERSLHQLRRRTVTSTITTYPNTSDHDTEQDPPHALN, from the coding sequence ATGGCTGTGACGGGCCGGCTTCTCCTCGTCCTCGACTCACTACTCGACGACGACCTGACTGTCGAAACAGCCGCATCTCAAGAGCTGGGCTGGGAGCTGCGGCGCTGGAGCGGGGACCTGCAAGAGCTCGGCACCGCGGACGCGGTCGTCCACGTGCGCACAGCCATCGACCGCGATTTGATCTCACGCCTCGCGAGGTGCCGTGTCGTCGGACGCTTCGGCACCGGTGTAGACACCGTCGACCTGGCCGCGGCCGAGACGGCTCGGCTCGCGGTCGTCAACGTCAGGGACTACTGCACCGCCGAGCTGGCCAACCACACCCTCGGTCTCGGTCTCGCGCTGGTCCAGCGGCTCGGGCCGCAGCACGACAACGTCGAGTGGCAGCGCCACGGCTGGCAGGAGTACATCGCCCAGAACGCGCGTCCCGGCGCCATGAACGCCCTGGTCATCGGGCTCGGCGCCGTTGGTCGACACCTCGCCGAGAGCATCGTGACGCTCGGCTGGCGCACGATGGTCACCAGCCGACGAGCCGATGTTCCTCTCGATCCTCAGATGACCGCCGTCAGTCTCGCGCAGGGTCTCGCCCGCGCCGACATTGTCTTCGTGCAGTGCGAATTGGGCCCAACCACCCGCGGCTTCTTCAACGAGGAGCTCATCCGGTGCGTGCGCCCGGGCACGATCCTCGTCAACACGGCCCGCGTCGCCTTGCTGGACGAGAACGCAGTCGCAGCCGCCATCCAGGACCGGACGCTCGGCGGCCTGGGCCTCGACGCGCGGCTCGCACCCGAGGGGCCGCTCGCCGCGGTCCTCGGCCATCCGCGCGTTCTTGTGACACCTCACATCGGGTGGTACAGCGAGCGCTCTCTCCACCAGCTCCGACGACGCACGGTGACCAGCACCATCACGACGTACCCGAACACCTCGGACCACGACACCGAACAGGACCCACCTCATGCCCTCAACTGA
- a CDS encoding CaiB/BaiF CoA transferase family protein, translating into MPGPMNGVRVVELAAWVAGPSAGGILADWGADVIKVEPPAGDPLRAIYTELGPDVAYNPFFDPDNRGKRSIVLNLREPRENQRALELIATADVFLTNMRGAALQRLGLDHETLLARDPRLIYAFITGYGLSGPTAAAGAFDLGACWARGAVADLLCAPGQDLPLQRSGMGDHFAGVAAAGMISAALYDRERTGEGQLVSTSLVRVAGYQMSSDLNTKLLLDLDPSHPVRTAPANPLANNYSAADGKRFWLLGIESDRHWPALTRIVERPELESDRRFSSIQARYENASELVGILDVEFAKRPREDWARRFDSEANFFWSPVNDVADLLSDPQTEASGMLVTTEDGSVARQMVASPVDFSRTPAAVRTRAPRLGEHTDELLQELAGHTAATVATAG; encoded by the coding sequence ATGCCGGGACCAATGAATGGCGTCCGAGTCGTCGAACTGGCCGCTTGGGTCGCCGGCCCGTCGGCCGGTGGAATCCTTGCCGACTGGGGTGCGGACGTCATCAAGGTCGAGCCGCCGGCGGGTGATCCGCTGCGTGCGATCTACACCGAACTCGGTCCGGACGTCGCTTACAACCCCTTCTTCGATCCGGACAACAGGGGAAAGCGGAGCATCGTACTGAACCTCAGGGAGCCCAGGGAGAACCAGCGCGCTCTCGAGCTCATCGCCACCGCAGACGTTTTCCTGACGAACATGCGTGGCGCTGCTCTTCAGCGGCTGGGGCTGGACCATGAGACGCTGCTTGCTCGTGATCCCCGCCTGATCTATGCCTTCATCACCGGGTACGGCCTGTCAGGGCCGACGGCCGCCGCGGGCGCGTTCGACCTCGGGGCCTGCTGGGCTCGGGGCGCGGTCGCTGACCTGCTGTGCGCTCCCGGGCAGGATCTCCCCCTGCAGCGTAGCGGGATGGGTGACCACTTCGCCGGCGTCGCTGCGGCGGGCATGATCAGCGCGGCGCTGTACGACCGCGAGCGCACGGGCGAGGGACAGCTGGTTTCGACATCCCTGGTGCGTGTCGCGGGGTATCAGATGAGCAGCGACCTCAACACGAAGTTGCTTCTCGACTTGGATCCCTCGCATCCTGTGCGTACCGCGCCGGCCAACCCGCTTGCCAACAATTACTCGGCCGCTGACGGGAAGCGTTTCTGGCTCCTCGGGATCGAGTCGGACCGGCACTGGCCCGCGCTGACCAGGATCGTCGAACGACCGGAGTTGGAGAGCGACCGGAGATTTTCGAGCATCCAGGCTCGCTACGAGAACGCCAGCGAGTTGGTCGGCATTCTCGACGTCGAGTTCGCCAAGCGCCCGCGCGAGGACTGGGCGAGGCGGTTCGACAGCGAGGCCAACTTCTTCTGGTCACCCGTCAATGACGTCGCCGATCTGCTGTCCGATCCCCAGACGGAGGCGAGCGGCATGCTAGTCACCACAGAAGACGGATCCGTGGCGCGCCAGATGGTGGCCAGCCCGGTGGACTTCTCGAGGACGCCGGCAGCGGTGCGAACCCGCGCGCCGCGCCTGGGCGAGCACACAGACGAGCTCCTTCAGGAGCTGGCGGGCCACACCGCTGCAACTGTCGCCACGGCGGGTTGA
- a CDS encoding cyclase family protein: protein MAQTREEIATLLTTRNNWGRWGPDDQRGAVNLVTPGRTRAAAAGVATGEVLSLSRPFPKDPGPTNPKPASHFVMREARGAGGMASDYLGLNFHGLACTHIDALNHAWSLEGMWNGRQPDDVLRPSGALWGGIEAWGGGIVTRGVLLDVPRYRGVPYVTQDRPVHGEELQEICAAQGVEMQPGDAVAVYSGREEHDRHEAPWGTGPARPGLHASCLGFLRDTDCAVLIWDMLDMAPNGVGMDWAVHAALYAFGTALVDNALLEPLANACAERHRYDFMFVVAPLPVAGGTGSPVNPLAVL, encoded by the coding sequence GTGGCCCAGACGCGCGAGGAGATCGCGACGCTGCTCACGACGCGGAACAACTGGGGGCGCTGGGGTCCCGACGACCAGCGTGGCGCCGTCAACCTGGTGACCCCCGGGCGAACCCGGGCAGCCGCTGCCGGTGTCGCGACTGGCGAGGTCTTGTCGCTGAGCCGGCCGTTCCCGAAGGATCCGGGTCCGACGAACCCGAAACCGGCCAGCCACTTTGTGATGCGGGAGGCGCGGGGAGCCGGCGGTATGGCGTCGGACTACCTGGGGCTGAACTTTCACGGCCTGGCGTGTACCCACATCGACGCACTGAACCATGCCTGGAGTCTGGAAGGCATGTGGAACGGACGTCAGCCTGACGACGTGCTACGACCCTCTGGCGCGTTGTGGGGAGGCATCGAAGCCTGGGGAGGTGGGATCGTCACTCGGGGTGTACTCCTCGACGTGCCCCGCTACCGCGGTGTTCCCTACGTGACGCAGGATCGGCCGGTGCACGGGGAAGAGCTCCAGGAGATCTGTGCTGCGCAAGGCGTCGAGATGCAACCCGGGGACGCCGTAGCCGTCTACTCCGGCCGGGAAGAGCACGACCGGCATGAGGCACCATGGGGAACGGGCCCGGCCAGGCCCGGACTGCACGCCTCCTGCCTCGGGTTCCTCCGGGATACCGACTGCGCCGTCCTGATCTGGGACATGCTCGACATGGCACCGAACGGCGTCGGAATGGATTGGGCGGTGCATGCGGCCCTCTATGCTTTCGGTACCGCCCTGGTGGACAACGCCCTGCTCGAGCCGCTCGCGAACGCATGCGCCGAGCGTCACCGTTACGACTTCATGTTCGTCGTTGCGCCGCTGCCGGTGGCAGGGGGGACCGGATCTCCGGTGAATCCGCTGGCCGTCCTATGA
- a CDS encoding alpha-hydroxy acid oxidase yields MTRRRRLPYNLDGYRAAARRSLPKAIFDFVDGGAGDEWTMRENRAAFERHAFMPSVLRDVSECSLTTVVGNREMASPIMLAPAGLAGMIHPEGERAQVLAARRHGVIAITSSASTYSFEELTEAVPDHLPWFQLYPYKDRGFYGEMVSRAATAGFTGLCLTVDASAPGKRERDLANHLSVRPLRVTWGNVAGAARHPLWLAGLLRERRLVARMSTEALGQRRPPLRSLLRSAGDSAANLVELLPRQATWDDLEWLRETWSGPLAVKGIANPEDAKHAARLGVDAIVVSNHGGRQLDGMPSTLDLLPRVRDAVDDRVDLILDGGVRRGADIVKALCLGARACMIGRPWVYGLAVAGLPGVSGVLKILEEEMATTMALLGVRDVTQLGDSQLA; encoded by the coding sequence ATGACCAGGCGTCGGAGGCTTCCCTACAACCTTGACGGTTACAGGGCTGCCGCACGGCGGTCGCTGCCCAAGGCGATCTTCGACTTCGTCGACGGGGGAGCGGGTGACGAGTGGACGATGCGTGAGAACCGGGCGGCGTTCGAGCGGCACGCGTTCATGCCGTCGGTGCTCCGGGACGTGAGCGAGTGCTCCCTCACCACAGTCGTAGGTAACCGCGAGATGGCGAGTCCGATCATGCTGGCGCCGGCGGGTCTGGCCGGCATGATCCACCCCGAAGGCGAACGGGCACAGGTCCTGGCCGCTCGACGCCACGGGGTCATTGCGATCACCTCGTCCGCGTCGACGTACTCGTTCGAGGAGCTGACCGAGGCGGTGCCTGACCACCTCCCGTGGTTCCAGCTCTATCCCTACAAGGACCGCGGTTTCTACGGCGAGATGGTGTCCCGCGCAGCGACCGCGGGTTTCACCGGACTCTGCCTGACCGTCGACGCGTCGGCGCCGGGCAAGCGCGAGCGTGACCTCGCCAACCATCTGAGCGTCCGTCCGCTCCGCGTTACGTGGGGCAATGTCGCCGGTGCCGCACGCCACCCCTTGTGGCTGGCCGGGCTCCTCAGGGAGCGACGCCTCGTCGCGCGGATGTCGACCGAGGCGCTCGGTCAGCGCCGGCCGCCGCTGCGTAGCTTGCTGCGTTCGGCCGGTGATTCCGCCGCGAATCTCGTCGAGCTCCTTCCGCGCCAGGCGACCTGGGACGATCTGGAATGGCTGCGCGAGACCTGGTCCGGGCCTCTGGCGGTGAAGGGCATCGCGAACCCCGAGGACGCCAAGCATGCGGCACGCCTCGGAGTGGACGCGATCGTCGTGTCGAACCATGGCGGCCGGCAACTGGACGGGATGCCGTCGACACTCGACCTCCTCCCGCGGGTGCGTGACGCCGTGGACGACCGGGTCGACCTCATCCTCGATGGAGGGGTACGTCGGGGCGCCGACATCGTGAAGGCGCTGTGTCTTGGCGCGCGCGCCTGCATGATAGGACGGCCCTGGGTGTACGGCCTGGCCGTCGCGGGCTTGCCCGGCGTGAGTGGGGTGCTGAAGATCCTGGAGGAGGAGATGGCCACCACGATGGCGCTGCTCGGTGTCCGGGACGTTACTCAGCTCGGCGATTCCCAGCTCGCCTGA
- a CDS encoding isocitrate/isopropylmalate family dehydrogenase: MAWSIGLIPVTEHGRAVATSALRVLEAVGHPIDVTEFDLGARRFLATGDVLPEDVLAELRTMDALVVGSPPVGANGIPRGILERGIIFRLRAELDLYVNLRRYIGDSDVDVAVVRENTEGGYIGEGGVLRPGTRDAVATQGSVTTAFGVDRCLRYAFELARRRRKKLTLVHKASVLEYSGGIWTSTLDSLSTCYDDVDCTYADVDTACVRLIEDASQFDVLVTDNLFGDIVTDVAGAVTGSLHRSGSADLNAGGRRPSLFEPLHASAARVAATPVERADPRGAYAAMALLLDHFGQESDASRLHLAVRSVPDDNARTIAETEAAVLALCRMQFSQASWESPS, translated from the coding sequence ATGGCGTGGTCGATCGGCCTGATTCCCGTGACAGAGCACGGTCGTGCAGTCGCTACCTCGGCGCTCCGCGTCCTGGAAGCTGTGGGGCACCCCATCGACGTCACGGAGTTCGACCTCGGGGCTCGACGGTTCCTCGCGACGGGTGACGTGCTGCCGGAGGACGTGCTCGCGGAACTGCGAACGATGGACGCCCTCGTGGTCGGGTCGCCTCCGGTCGGAGCCAACGGCATCCCGCGCGGGATTCTTGAGCGAGGGATCATCTTCAGACTTCGCGCGGAGCTCGACCTGTACGTCAACCTGCGTCGGTACATCGGAGACAGCGACGTCGACGTTGCCGTGGTCCGTGAGAACACCGAGGGCGGCTACATCGGGGAGGGCGGCGTCCTCCGGCCTGGGACCCGGGACGCCGTGGCGACCCAGGGATCCGTGACGACTGCCTTCGGTGTCGACCGCTGCTTGCGGTACGCCTTCGAGTTGGCACGCAGGCGGCGGAAGAAGCTGACGCTCGTGCACAAGGCGAGTGTCCTCGAGTACTCCGGGGGCATCTGGACCTCCACACTCGACAGCCTCTCGACGTGCTACGACGACGTCGACTGCACCTACGCCGACGTGGACACCGCTTGTGTCCGGCTGATCGAGGATGCATCCCAGTTCGACGTGCTCGTGACGGACAACCTCTTCGGCGACATCGTCACCGACGTGGCCGGAGCGGTGACCGGCTCTTTGCACCGATCAGGTTCGGCGGACCTCAATGCCGGCGGCCGGCGACCTTCACTGTTCGAGCCGCTCCATGCCTCTGCAGCACGGGTGGCCGCGACGCCTGTCGAGCGCGCGGATCCTCGTGGAGCCTATGCGGCCATGGCATTGCTCCTGGACCACTTCGGCCAAGAGAGCGACGCCTCCCGGCTGCACCTCGCCGTGCGGTCGGTGCCCGACGACAACGCACGAACGATCGCCGAGACCGAGGCAGCGGTGCTCGCACTGTGCCGCATGCAGTTCAGTCAGGCGAGCTGGGAATCGCCGAGCTGA
- a CDS encoding amidohydrolase family protein, with amino-acid sequence MEKIMIISSDGHATGRVDDYGPYLDPEFREEYDDYCVEFKKQPRYAFDPEVFKLRADPDVVEEWDREVNAAGVMEGKWDMDVRLAEMDKHGVVADIIFPDFGKPFELHSATQGAKEGAKPLGFKHKQASDRAYNRWLVDFTSPAPERFANVAMIEFDDVDAAIADLHWAKEQGFKGVLCPMFETNEPLFDKKFDPVWSTIEDLGLILNSHGGMSSTNRSGERDIAVDSMPHPACILPIMARHIEFFTHEILDQLIFCGVFERHPNLKVVFTEQGSAWVRPKLAAADYTWKGSYVRSDLRDVVKHSPTEYFQRQCWIGSSLLSRHEVAIRHDIGIDKMMIGTDFPHLEGMWHPSVTEYLRATFGVNHVPVDEARPMMGTTAAKVFDFDLDKLAPIVERIGPDADVVLSEPGSDLYPRGDVHKPAAGALV; translated from the coding sequence ATGGAAAAGATCATGATCATCTCCTCGGACGGGCACGCGACAGGTCGTGTCGACGACTACGGGCCGTACCTCGACCCCGAGTTCCGGGAGGAGTACGACGACTACTGCGTGGAGTTCAAGAAGCAGCCCCGATACGCCTTCGACCCCGAGGTCTTCAAGCTCCGCGCCGACCCGGACGTCGTGGAGGAGTGGGACCGGGAGGTCAATGCGGCCGGTGTCATGGAGGGCAAGTGGGACATGGACGTCCGGCTTGCCGAGATGGATAAGCACGGCGTCGTCGCCGACATCATCTTCCCCGACTTCGGCAAGCCTTTCGAGCTCCACTCCGCCACGCAGGGCGCCAAGGAAGGCGCGAAGCCGCTCGGATTCAAGCACAAGCAGGCTTCGGACCGCGCCTACAACCGCTGGCTGGTCGACTTCACCTCGCCTGCGCCCGAGCGTTTCGCCAACGTCGCGATGATCGAGTTCGACGACGTCGACGCCGCCATTGCGGACCTGCACTGGGCGAAGGAGCAGGGTTTCAAAGGTGTTCTGTGCCCCATGTTCGAGACCAACGAGCCGCTCTTCGACAAGAAGTTCGACCCGGTGTGGAGCACCATTGAGGATCTGGGACTGATCCTCAACTCGCACGGCGGCATGTCCTCGACCAACCGCAGCGGTGAGCGCGACATCGCCGTCGACTCGATGCCTCATCCGGCGTGCATCCTCCCGATCATGGCTCGCCACATCGAGTTCTTCACCCACGAGATCCTCGACCAGCTGATCTTCTGCGGAGTGTTCGAGCGCCACCCGAACCTCAAGGTCGTCTTCACCGAGCAGGGCTCGGCATGGGTACGGCCGAAGCTCGCGGCAGCGGACTACACGTGGAAGGGCAGCTACGTGCGCAGCGACCTGCGCGATGTCGTCAAGCACTCTCCGACTGAGTACTTCCAGCGACAGTGCTGGATCGGGTCGTCCCTGTTGTCGAGACACGAGGTCGCCATCCGGCACGACATCGGTATCGACAAGATGATGATCGGCACCGACTTCCCGCACCTCGAGGGCATGTGGCACCCCTCTGTCACTGAATACCTGCGGGCCACGTTCGGGGTCAACCACGTGCCCGTGGACGAGGCACGACCGATGATGGGCACCACCGCCGCCAAGGTCTTCGACTTCGACCTGGACAAGCTCGCTCCCATCGTCGAGCGGATCGGTCCCGACGCCGACGTGGTGCTGTCGGAGCCCGGTAGCGATCTCTACCCGCGCGGCGATGTTCACAAGCCCGCCGCCGGCGCTCTCGTCTGA
- a CDS encoding FAD-dependent monooxygenase, translating into MPGTNDTFDFDVIVVGAGPTGLTLTIDLGRRGVRCLIVEREPTPAPWPKMDRSNARTMEIYRRIGIADRVRALGYPADNPMDIVLAKTLNEPAVAVQEFPSVAERRDQIAACSDGGLPLEPYQLVSQNTIEPLLRDVAEHETPNTTVRYATELIDFKQDTDGVSVVVLDAAGEEHTYRCAFLVGADGGASTVRKKLGIKLQGRAAIREIRQVICRSEDMYERMVITKGRHYHFVGSDDGLVVHGDRKEMSYGTSLPEDTDFESHIRGLIGFDCDLEILTVNTWRPHLLLADSYRDGRVFLAGDAAHLVIPTGGLGMNTGIGDAIDLSWKLAGVVNGWGGEGLLNGYELERRPVGRRNIEASGWATDGAALYRQISSTYVESEGEAGKAARERLVDSFLNDHGRMHGMVGVETCYSYAGSPLVVHEPGNVPFWEFSRIEPHGRPGIRIPHMWLKDGSPLQDSLGLDYTLLDLTGGADTSVFEEAFRSLAAPLLVVRMDEPQLRDFYNGSLFLIRPDLHIAWRGDVVPSDAGAVADIATGHGAGYRP; encoded by the coding sequence ATGCCTGGAACGAATGACACCTTCGACTTCGACGTCATCGTCGTCGGTGCCGGACCCACCGGACTGACACTCACGATCGACCTAGGGCGCCGCGGCGTCCGTTGCCTGATCGTCGAGCGTGAGCCGACGCCGGCGCCGTGGCCCAAGATGGACCGATCCAACGCGCGGACCATGGAGATCTATCGCCGGATCGGGATCGCCGATCGCGTGCGAGCGCTCGGCTATCCCGCGGACAACCCGATGGACATCGTACTGGCGAAGACGCTGAACGAGCCCGCGGTGGCTGTGCAGGAGTTCCCCTCGGTTGCGGAGCGGCGGGATCAGATCGCGGCCTGTTCGGACGGCGGCCTTCCGCTCGAGCCCTATCAGCTGGTCTCGCAGAACACGATCGAGCCGCTGCTGCGCGACGTCGCCGAGCATGAGACGCCCAACACGACCGTCAGGTATGCGACCGAGCTGATCGACTTCAAGCAGGACACCGACGGCGTCTCTGTCGTCGTACTCGACGCGGCGGGCGAGGAGCACACCTATCGGTGCGCCTTCCTCGTCGGCGCCGACGGCGGCGCGAGTACCGTACGCAAGAAGTTGGGCATCAAACTGCAGGGGCGTGCCGCGATCCGTGAAATCAGGCAGGTGATCTGTCGCTCCGAGGACATGTACGAGCGGATGGTGATCACGAAGGGTCGGCACTACCACTTCGTCGGCAGCGACGACGGGCTGGTTGTCCACGGCGATCGCAAGGAGATGTCGTACGGCACGTCGCTGCCCGAAGACACCGACTTCGAGTCGCACATCCGTGGGCTCATCGGCTTCGACTGTGACCTCGAGATCCTCACGGTGAACACCTGGCGACCTCATCTCTTGCTCGCCGACAGTTATCGCGACGGCCGGGTATTCCTGGCAGGGGACGCGGCGCACCTCGTCATCCCGACCGGCGGGCTAGGGATGAACACCGGTATCGGCGACGCGATCGACCTCTCCTGGAAGCTCGCGGGTGTCGTCAACGGCTGGGGAGGCGAGGGCCTGCTGAACGGCTACGAGCTCGAACGACGACCGGTGGGGAGGCGGAACATCGAGGCCTCCGGATGGGCGACCGACGGTGCCGCCTTGTACCGGCAGATCTCGAGCACCTACGTAGAGTCCGAGGGCGAAGCCGGCAAGGCCGCTCGGGAACGGCTTGTCGACTCGTTCCTCAACGACCACGGCCGTATGCACGGCATGGTGGGCGTGGAAACCTGTTACTCGTACGCCGGCTCTCCCCTCGTCGTGCATGAACCGGGCAATGTTCCCTTCTGGGAGTTCAGCCGGATCGAGCCGCACGGGCGCCCGGGCATCCGGATCCCGCACATGTGGCTCAAGGACGGTTCGCCGCTGCAGGACTCGCTCGGCCTCGACTACACACTGCTCGACCTGACCGGCGGTGCGGACACGAGCGTGTTCGAGGAGGCCTTTCGCTCCCTCGCTGCGCCGCTCCTGGTGGTCCGGATGGACGAGCCACAGCTACGCGATTTCTACAACGGCTCGCTGTTCCTCATCCGGCCTGACCTGCATATCGCTTGGCGTGGCGACGTTGTGCCCAGTGATGCCGGCGCCGTGGCGGACATCGCCACGGGCCACGGCGCCGGCTACCGCCCCTGA
- a CDS encoding branched-chain amino acid ABC transporter permease, with translation MLTLWLGICIGSVYVLVATGFNLVFVASGTFNFAQPQFLVLGTFLAYAAVFTWHVSAWVALPVGLVAGAAIGAAEERLAIRPVMSNGVNAELVTMVGWSVTMQGIVLLIWKENPLAVKGIAGDQVFTVLGTRITAGQGLLVLVALALALGLHLWSHRTRLGIASLATSEDRDVAMLRGINVPRLAVGAFAAAGGLLAAMGPIAGPTTFAVYSLGDTVVLYAFLAMAIGGFGHNIGAIIGGLGLGIFQAEISLHWGDKWISVLTFTLLLSVLLLRPQGLFGERNERVV, from the coding sequence GTGCTGACGCTTTGGCTCGGCATCTGTATCGGCTCCGTCTACGTGCTGGTAGCGACGGGCTTCAACCTGGTTTTTGTCGCCTCGGGGACGTTCAACTTCGCCCAACCTCAGTTCCTGGTTCTGGGCACATTCCTGGCCTACGCTGCCGTCTTCACCTGGCACGTCTCGGCCTGGGTCGCGCTACCCGTCGGACTGGTTGCAGGAGCTGCCATCGGGGCGGCCGAAGAACGGCTGGCCATCCGCCCAGTGATGTCCAACGGCGTCAACGCGGAACTGGTCACGATGGTCGGCTGGTCGGTGACGATGCAGGGAATCGTTCTTCTGATCTGGAAGGAGAATCCTCTCGCCGTCAAGGGCATCGCTGGAGACCAGGTGTTCACGGTGCTGGGCACCCGCATTACGGCCGGCCAGGGGTTGCTCGTCCTCGTCGCGTTGGCTCTGGCCCTCGGACTGCATCTGTGGTCGCACCGGACGAGGTTAGGCATCGCGAGCCTCGCAACGTCTGAAGACCGCGATGTCGCCATGCTGCGCGGCATCAATGTGCCTCGCCTGGCTGTCGGCGCATTCGCCGCCGCCGGCGGACTCCTCGCCGCGATGGGTCCCATCGCCGGACCAACGACCTTCGCCGTCTACAGCCTCGGCGACACGGTCGTGCTCTATGCCTTCCTGGCGATGGCGATCGGCGGCTTCGGACACAACATCGGCGCGATCATCGGCGGTCTCGGGCTTGGGATCTTCCAAGCGGAGATCTCCCTTCACTGGGGCGACAAGTGGATCAGTGTGCTGACGTTCACCCTCCTGCTGTCGGTGCTCCTCCTGCGTCCCCAAGGGCTGTTCGGCGAGCGGAACGAGAGGGTCGTATGA